In the genome of Deinococcus sp. YIM 134068, one region contains:
- a CDS encoding transaldolase family protein, translated as MYYNRRCFDEAGIQVPTGTQAPWTWATWHRNLETVTRGSDCRSGVSWDFQLHRWSPLLYQAGGSFMNRTQTGWAADTPAGERAMNFFRGLVEGGLLPRSQWLSGEDPAALFKNGLRRAEPGVRQRAVGGGVRGPADPGLPSDPRLTPGRRRAPAMTQFAAVPVPPHSARARRRPPRWPGRLRDLLLSLAALFFLLPVIWVVVSSFKSAGELFTFPPTLLPAAPTLDNYRRAWQGGDFARTGLNSLLVAGAGTLLTLPTSYPVEEDPGVASVRRIYTHFKEQGYSTVVMGASFRSAAQVEALAGCDRLTVSPALLGELDRDQGVLERALSPDVPPSALRQAILTESAFRWALVDNQMAGEKLTEGLRLFAPG; from the coding sequence ATGTACTACAACAGGCGTTGCTTCGACGAGGCGGGCATTCAGGTCCCGACGGGAACCCAGGCCCCCTGGACCTGGGCCACCTGGCACCGGAACCTGGAGACCGTCACGCGCGGCAGCGACTGCCGCTCCGGGGTGAGCTGGGACTTTCAGCTCCACCGCTGGAGTCCGCTGCTGTATCAGGCGGGCGGCAGCTTCATGAACCGCACGCAGACCGGCTGGGCGGCAGATACCCCGGCGGGCGAACGCGCCATGAACTTCTTCAGAGGGCTGGTGGAGGGCGGCCTGCTGCCCCGCAGCCAGTGGCTGTCCGGTGAGGACCCGGCGGCGCTGTTCAAGAACGGCCTTCGACGAGCAGAACCCGGCGTACGCCAGCGCGCAGTCGGTGGTGGTGTTCGTGGTCCTGCTGATCCTGGCCTTCCTTCAGACCCGCGTCTCACGCCAGGACGGAGGAGGGCACCGGCCATGACCCAGTTCGCCGCCGTTCCCGTCCCGCCGCACTCTGCCCGTGCCCGCCGCCGGCCCCCCCGCTGGCCGGGCCGGCTCCGCGACCTCCTGCTCTCGCTGGCCGCGCTGTTCTTTCTCCTGCCCGTGATCTGGGTGGTGGTGTCCTCGTTCAAGTCGGCGGGCGAGCTGTTCACCTTCCCGCCCACGCTGCTGCCCGCCGCACCGACCCTGGACAACTACCGGCGGGCGTGGCAGGGCGGCGACTTCGCCCGGACTGGCCTCAACAGCCTCCTCGTGGCGGGCGCGGGCACGCTGCTCACGCTGCCGACCTCGTATCCGGTGGAGGAGGACCCCGGCGTGGCCTCGGTGCGGCGCATCTACACCCACTTCAAGGAGCAGGGGTACTCGACGGTGGTGATGGGCGCGTCGTTCCGCAGCGCGGCGCAGGTGGAGGCGCTCGCCGGGTGTGACCGGCTGACGGTCAGCCCCGCCCTGCTGGGAGAACTGGACCGGGATCAGGGCGTGCTGGAACGGGCGCTGTCGCCAGACGTTCCTCCTTCAGCCCTCCGACAGGCCATCCTCACGGAATCCGCCTTCCGGTGGGCGCTGGTGGACAACCAGATGGCCGGGGAGAAGCTCACCGAGGGGCTGCGGCTGTTCGCACCGGGATGA
- a CDS encoding extracellular solute-binding protein has translation MSNPSPRILTVVLALAASTAEARTTLDVLWFTVSPADQFLPEKYARRYEALHPDVEVRFNFVPHNGLTQRLQVMIAGQTPPDVTRVMTANISEFAPAALDLTGTVSPDEFTGLQQNYMRQGAGSSARPST, from the coding sequence ATGAGCAACCCGTCCCCCCGCATCCTGACCGTCGTCCTTGCCCTCGCCGCCAGCACCGCCGAGGCCAGGACCACGCTCGACGTGCTGTGGTTCACGGTCAGCCCCGCCGACCAGTTCCTACCTGAGAAGTACGCCCGGCGGTACGAGGCCCTGCACCCGGACGTGGAGGTGAGGTTCAACTTCGTTCCGCACAACGGGTTGACGCAGCGCCTTCAGGTGATGATCGCGGGCCAGACGCCGCCCGACGTGACGCGGGTCATGACCGCCAATATCAGCGAATTCGCGCCCGCCGCCCTCGACCTGACGGGCACCGTCTCCCCGGATGAGTTCACGGGCCTGCAACAGAACTACATGCGCCAGGGGGCCGGATCATCGGCGCGCCCCTCGACGTGA